The following are encoded together in the Ooceraea biroi isolate clonal line C1 chromosome 2, Obir_v5.4, whole genome shotgun sequence genome:
- the LOC105280162 gene encoding uncharacterized protein LOC105280162 isoform X2 — MDTEFLYIHQISLVAIGLWPYHRTILVQLQSSVFSLTMISSIIFQLTTFLTTEWTIDFIVEILSISLFLLLCVILYTSFWINMHVVKRLLKTLQHICSDLKDETEIAILKRYEHIAKCVAIGFTLLTICGLFILTLLPLLPRIFDIFFFVNESEPYRNIYIRTEYFVDEEKYFYFILLHLYAAQYIAGATLLGRAIVITGYGIYSCGLFNIASYRIEQAMRINNDKLTNRKNKRKIDKKISHAVNIHRTALEFIEFYLYNFEGAYFLIILIIVICLSLHLFGIFHAISFIFRMETFLLHCGFTVVILTSSLGVNCIGQAIINHYNYMFSSAYNVRWYVAPIHVQRLILFLLQAGTKPYSVKFGGLYTISLESFASVKLLYIFNTYYIVYICIY, encoded by the exons ATGGATACTGAATTTCTTTACATTCATCAAATTTCTCTGGTCGCAATTGGGTTATGGCCTTACCATCGAACAATACTTGTTCAACTTCAGTCTTCTGTGTTTTCTCTTACTATGATTAGctctattatatttcag cTCACAACATTTCTAACTACAGAATGGACTATTGACTTTATCGTTGAAATTCTTTCTATatcactttttcttcttttatgcgTAATTCTTTATACTTCTTTTTGGATTAACATGCATGTT GTGAAACGTCTATTGAAAACTCTTCAGCACATCTGTAGCGACTTAAAGGACGAAACCGAAATTGCTATACTAAAAAGATATGaacacattgcaaaatgtgttGCAATTGGATTCACAT TGTTGACGATTTGCGGTTTATTCATCTTAACTCTTTTACCACTTCTGCCGCGGATTTTCgacatctttttcttcgtaAATGAATCTGAGCCATAtcgcaatatatatatcaggactgaatattttgtcgatgaagaaaaatatttttattttattttgctgcaTCTGTACGCAGCCCAGTACATAGCAGGAGCTACATTATTAGGAAGAGCAATAGTGATAACAGGATACGGTATATATTCTTGTggattatttaacattgcCAG TTACCGTATCGAACAAGCAATGCGGATAAATAATGACAAACTAACTAATCGGAAGAACAAGAGGAAGATCGACAAGAAGATAAGTCATGCAGTGAACATTCATCGCACAGCTCTTGA GTTTATTGAATTCTATCTATATAACTTCGAGGGagcatattttcttataatattgattattgtaatttgtttGAGCCTTCATCTGTTTGGA atcTTTCACGCCATCAGTTTTATATTTAGGATGGAAACTTTTCTATTACACTGTGGTTTTACGGTTGTCATTTTAACATCTTCATTAGGAGTCAACTGCATTGGTCAAGCAATTATAAACCACTATAATTACATGTTTTCATCCGC ATATAACGTTCGATGGTACGTTGCACCTATACACGTgcaaagattaatattgtttcttttgcAAGCAGGCACTAAGCCTTATAGCGTGAAATTCGGTGGTCTTTATACAATATCTTTAGAAAGCTTTGCCTCGGTAAAactattatacattttcaatacgtattatatagtatatatatgtatatactga
- the LOC105280162 gene encoding uncharacterized protein LOC105280162 isoform X1, translating to MDTEFLYIHQISLVAIGLWPYHRTILVQLQSSVFSLTMISSIIFQLTTFLTTEWTIDFIVEILSISLCLLLCVILYTSFWINMHVVKRLLKNLQHICSDLKDETEIAILKRYEHIAKCVAIGFTLLTICGLFILTLLPLLPRIFDIFFLVNKSEPYRNIYIRTEYFVDEEKYFYFILLHLYAAQYIAGATLLGGAIVMTGYGIYSCGLFNIASYRIEQAMRINNDELTNRKNKRKIDKKISHAMDIHRTALELTEFYLYNFEGTYCLIIVIIVICLSLHLFGIFHAISFVFRLENFLLHCCFAFGILTSSLGVNYIGQAITDHYNYMFSSAYNVRWYVAPIHVQRLMLFLLQAGTKSYNVKFGGLYTISLESFASVKLLYILNTYYIVYICIY from the exons ATGGATACTGAATTTCTTTACATTCATCAAATTTCTCTGGTCGCAATTGGGTTATGGCCTTACCATCGAACAATACTTGTTCAACTTCAGTCTTCTGTGTTTTCTCTTACTATGATTAGctctattatatttcag cTTACAACATTTTTAACTACAGAATGGACTATTGACTTTATCGTTGAAATTCTTTCTATATCACTTTGTCTTCTTTTGTGCGTAATTCTTTATACTTCTTTTTGGATTAACATGCATGTT GTGAAACGTCTATTGAAAAATCTTCAGCACATCTGTAGCGACTTAAAAGACGAAACCGAAATTGCTATACTAAAAAGATATGAACACATTGCCAAATGTGTTGCAATTGGATTCACGT TGTTGACGATTTGCGGTTTATTCATCTTAACTCTTTTACCACTTCTGCCGCGGATTTTCGACATCTTTTTCCTCGTAAATAAATCCGAGCCATAtcgcaatatatatatcaggactgaatattttgtcgatgaagaaaaatatttttattttattttgctgcaTCTGTACGCAGCCCAGTACATAGCAGGAGCTACTTTATTAGGAGGAGCAATAGTGATGACAGGTTACGGTATATATTCTTGTggattatttaacattgcCAG TTACCGTATCGAACAAGCAATGCGGATAAATAATGACGAACTAACTAATCGGAAGAACAAGAGGAAGATCGACAAGAAGATAAGTCATGCAATGGACATTCATCGCACAGCTCTTGA GTTAACTGAATTCTATCTATATAACTTCGAAGGAACATATTGTCTTATAATAGtgattattgtaatttgtttGAGCCTTCATCTGTTTGGA atcTTTCACGCCATCAGTTTTGTATTTAGACTGGAAAATTTTCTATTGCACTGTTGTTTTGCGTTTGGCATTTTAACATCTTCATTAGGAGTCAACTACATCGGTCAAGCAATTACAGACCACTATAACTACATGTTTTCATCCGC ATATAACGTTCGATGGTACGTTGCACCTATACACGTGCAAAGATTAATGTTGTTTCTTTTGCAAGCAGGCACTAAGTCTTATAACGTGAAATTCGGTGGTCTTTATACAATATCTTTAGAAAGCTTTGCCTCGGTAAAACTATTATACATTCTCAATAcgtattatatagtatatatatgtatatactga
- the LOC105280162 gene encoding uncharacterized protein LOC105280162 isoform X7: protein MDTEFLYIHQISLVAIGLWPYHRTILVQLQSSVFSLTMISSIIFQLTTFLTTEWTIDFIVEILSISLCLLLCVILYTSFWINMHVVKRLLKNLQHICSDLKDETEIAILKRYEHIAKCVAIGFTLLTICGLFILTLLPLLPRIFDIFFLVNKSEPYRNIYIRTEYFVDEEKYFYFILLHLYAAQYIAGATLLGGAIVMTGYGIYSCGLFNIASYRIEQAMRINNDELTNRKNKRKIDKKISHAMDIHRTALELTEFYLYNFEGTYCLIIVIIVICLSLHLFGDLELQKNIRRRSEK, encoded by the exons ATGGATACTGAATTTCTTTACATTCATCAAATTTCTCTGGTCGCAATTGGGTTATGGCCTTACCATCGAACAATACTTGTTCAACTTCAGTCTTCTGTGTTTTCTCTTACTATGATTAGctctattatatttcag cTTACAACATTTTTAACTACAGAATGGACTATTGACTTTATCGTTGAAATTCTTTCTATATCACTTTGTCTTCTTTTGTGCGTAATTCTTTATACTTCTTTTTGGATTAACATGCATGTT GTGAAACGTCTATTGAAAAATCTTCAGCACATCTGTAGCGACTTAAAAGACGAAACCGAAATTGCTATACTAAAAAGATATGAACACATTGCCAAATGTGTTGCAATTGGATTCACGT TGTTGACGATTTGCGGTTTATTCATCTTAACTCTTTTACCACTTCTGCCGCGGATTTTCGACATCTTTTTCCTCGTAAATAAATCCGAGCCATAtcgcaatatatatatcaggactgaatattttgtcgatgaagaaaaatatttttattttattttgctgcaTCTGTACGCAGCCCAGTACATAGCAGGAGCTACTTTATTAGGAGGAGCAATAGTGATGACAGGTTACGGTATATATTCTTGTggattatttaacattgcCAG TTACCGTATCGAACAAGCAATGCGGATAAATAATGACGAACTAACTAATCGGAAGAACAAGAGGAAGATCGACAAGAAGATAAGTCATGCAATGGACATTCATCGCACAGCTCTTGA GTTAACTGAATTCTATCTATATAACTTCGAAGGAACATATTGTCTTATAATAGtgattattgtaatttgtttGAGCCTTCATCTGTTTGGA GATTTGGAGctgcagaaaaatatacgtaGGCGATCCGAAAAGTAA
- the LOC105280162 gene encoding uncharacterized protein LOC105280162 isoform X5, giving the protein MDTEFLYIHQISLVAIGLWPYHRTILVQLQSSVFSLTMISSIIFQLTTFLTTEWTIDFIVEILSISLFLLLCVILYTSFWINMHVVKRLLKTLQHICSDLKDETEIAILKRYEHIAKCVAIGFTLLTICGLFILTLLPLLPRIFDIFFFVNESEPYRNIYIRTEYFVDEEKYFYFILLHLYAAQYIAGATLLGRAIVITGYGIYSCGLFNIASYRIEQAMRINNDKLTNRKNKRKIDKKISHAVNIHRTALEFIEFYLYNFEGAYFLIILIIVICLSLHLFGIFHAISFIFRMETFLLHCGFTVVILTSSLGVNCIGQAIINHYNYMFSSAYNVRWYVAPIHVQRLILFLLQAGTKPYSVKFGGLYTISLESFASLSIASISYFTVIYSIQK; this is encoded by the exons ATGGATACTGAATTTCTTTACATTCATCAAATTTCTCTGGTCGCAATTGGGTTATGGCCTTACCATCGAACAATACTTGTTCAACTTCAGTCTTCTGTGTTTTCTCTTACTATGATTAGctctattatatttcag cTCACAACATTTCTAACTACAGAATGGACTATTGACTTTATCGTTGAAATTCTTTCTATatcactttttcttcttttatgcgTAATTCTTTATACTTCTTTTTGGATTAACATGCATGTT GTGAAACGTCTATTGAAAACTCTTCAGCACATCTGTAGCGACTTAAAGGACGAAACCGAAATTGCTATACTAAAAAGATATGaacacattgcaaaatgtgttGCAATTGGATTCACAT TGTTGACGATTTGCGGTTTATTCATCTTAACTCTTTTACCACTTCTGCCGCGGATTTTCgacatctttttcttcgtaAATGAATCTGAGCCATAtcgcaatatatatatcaggactgaatattttgtcgatgaagaaaaatatttttattttattttgctgcaTCTGTACGCAGCCCAGTACATAGCAGGAGCTACATTATTAGGAAGAGCAATAGTGATAACAGGATACGGTATATATTCTTGTggattatttaacattgcCAG TTACCGTATCGAACAAGCAATGCGGATAAATAATGACAAACTAACTAATCGGAAGAACAAGAGGAAGATCGACAAGAAGATAAGTCATGCAGTGAACATTCATCGCACAGCTCTTGA GTTTATTGAATTCTATCTATATAACTTCGAGGGagcatattttcttataatattgattattgtaatttgtttGAGCCTTCATCTGTTTGGA atcTTTCACGCCATCAGTTTTATATTTAGGATGGAAACTTTTCTATTACACTGTGGTTTTACGGTTGTCATTTTAACATCTTCATTAGGAGTCAACTGCATTGGTCAAGCAATTATAAACCACTATAATTACATGTTTTCATCCGC ATATAACGTTCGATGGTACGTTGCACCTATACACGTgcaaagattaatattgtttcttttgcAAGCAGGCACTAAGCCTTATAGCGTGAAATTCGGTGGTCTTTATACAATATCTTTAGAAAGCTTTGCCTCG CTATCAATTGCATCAATAtcgtattttactgttatatattctatacaaAAGTGA
- the LOC105280162 gene encoding uncharacterized protein LOC105280162 isoform X4: MDTEFLYIHQISLVAIGLWPYHRTILVQLQSSVFSLTMISSIIFQLTTFLTTEWTIDFIVEILSISLFLLLCVILYTSFWINMHVVKRLLKTLQHICSDLKDETEIAILKRYEHIAKCVAIGFTLLTICGLFILTLLPLLPRIFDIFFFVNESEPYRNIYIRTEYFVDEEKYFYFILLHLYAAQYIAGATLLGRAIVITGYGIYSCGLFNIASYRIEQAMRINNDKLTNRKNKRKIDKKISHAVNIHRTALEFIEFYLYNFEGAYFLIILIIVICLSLHLFGIFHAISFIFRMETFLLHCGFTVVILTSSLGVNCIGQAIINHYNYMFSSAYNVRWYVAPIHVQRLILFLLQAGTKPYSVKFGGLYTISLESFASLSTASISYFTVIYSIQK, from the exons ATGGATACTGAATTTCTTTACATTCATCAAATTTCTCTGGTCGCAATTGGGTTATGGCCTTACCATCGAACAATACTTGTTCAACTTCAGTCTTCTGTGTTTTCTCTTACTATGATTAGctctattatatttcag cTCACAACATTTCTAACTACAGAATGGACTATTGACTTTATCGTTGAAATTCTTTCTATatcactttttcttcttttatgcgTAATTCTTTATACTTCTTTTTGGATTAACATGCATGTT GTGAAACGTCTATTGAAAACTCTTCAGCACATCTGTAGCGACTTAAAGGACGAAACCGAAATTGCTATACTAAAAAGATATGaacacattgcaaaatgtgttGCAATTGGATTCACAT TGTTGACGATTTGCGGTTTATTCATCTTAACTCTTTTACCACTTCTGCCGCGGATTTTCgacatctttttcttcgtaAATGAATCTGAGCCATAtcgcaatatatatatcaggactgaatattttgtcgatgaagaaaaatatttttattttattttgctgcaTCTGTACGCAGCCCAGTACATAGCAGGAGCTACATTATTAGGAAGAGCAATAGTGATAACAGGATACGGTATATATTCTTGTggattatttaacattgcCAG TTACCGTATCGAACAAGCAATGCGGATAAATAATGACAAACTAACTAATCGGAAGAACAAGAGGAAGATCGACAAGAAGATAAGTCATGCAGTGAACATTCATCGCACAGCTCTTGA GTTTATTGAATTCTATCTATATAACTTCGAGGGagcatattttcttataatattgattattgtaatttgtttGAGCCTTCATCTGTTTGGA atcTTTCACGCCATCAGTTTTATATTTAGGATGGAAACTTTTCTATTACACTGTGGTTTTACGGTTGTCATTTTAACATCTTCATTAGGAGTCAACTGCATTGGTCAAGCAATTATAAACCACTATAATTACATGTTTTCATCCGC ATATAACGTTCGATGGTACGTTGCACCTATACACGTgcaaagattaatattgtttcttttgcAAGCAGGCACTAAGCCTTATAGCGTGAAATTCGGTGGTCTTTATACAATATCTTTAGAAAGCTTTGCCTCG CTATCAACTGCATCAATAtcgtattttactgttatatattctatacaaAAGTGA
- the LOC105280160 gene encoding odorant receptor 13a — MCMGARRRVTYMDTQFLYLHRMSLVAIGLWPYHRTMLVQLQFYVFSLTMISSIIFQLTTILTTEWTIDFTVEILSTSLFHVMCLIMYHSFWINTQVIKRLLKNLQYICSELKDENEIIIIKRYGYIAKWLAIVFTLSMMGGLFVVTLLPILPRIFGIFFLINDSMPYRNIYIRHEYFVDEEQYFYFILLHLYVSQFAAGGTLLGGAIVMTGYVTYFCGLFNIASYRIEKAMRINSDEVSNGKNKREIDKKISHAVDIHRTALECTEFCLYNFEGALCLIIAIIVICLSLHLFGIFYAVGFVFRIETFVLHCGFLVGILTCSLGLNCVGQAITDHYNYIFSSAYNLRWYIASVRVQRLILILLQTGTKPYSVKFSGFYTISLESFASLSTASISYFTVLYSIQK, encoded by the exons ATGTGTATGGGTGCTCGAAGAAGAGTGACTTATATGGATACTCAATTTCTTTACCTTCATCGAATGTCTCTGGTCGCAATCGGGTTATGGCCTTACCATCGAACAATGCTTGTTCAACTTCAGTTTTATGTGTTTTCTCTTACTATGATTAGctctattatatttcag CTTACAACAATTCTAACTACAGAATGGACTATTGACTTTACCGTTGAAATTCTTTCTACATCACTTTTTCATGTTATGTGCTTAATTATGTATCATTCTTTTTGGATTAACACGCAAGTT ATAAAGCGCCTATTGAAAAATCTTCAGTACATCTGTAGCGAGTTAAAGGACgaaaacgaaattattataataaaaagatatggatacattgcaaaatggtTAGCAATTGTATTCACAT TGTCGATGATGGGCGGTTTATTCGTTGTAACTCTTTTGCCAATTCTGCCGCGGATTTTCGGTATCtttttcctcataaatgaCTCCATGCCATATCGCAATATATACATCAGACATGAATATTTTGTCGATgaagaacaatatttttattttattttgcttcaTCTGTACGTATCCCAGTTTGCAGCAGGAGGTACATTATTAGGAGGAGCAATAGTGATGACGGGATACGTTACATACTTTTGTggattatttaacattgcCAG TTACCGTATCGAAAAGGCAATGCGAATAAATAGTGACGAAGTAAGTAATGGaaagaacaagagagagattgaCAAGAAGATAAGTCATGCAGTGGACATTCATCGCACAGCTCTTGA GTGTACTGAATTCTGTCTATATAACTTTGAGGGAGCACTTTGTCTTATAATAGcgattattgtaatttgtttGAGCCTTCATCTGTTTGGA ATCTTTTACGCCGTTGGTTTTGTATTTAGGattgaaacttttgtattacACTGTGGTTTTTTGGTTGGCATTTTAACATGTTCATTGGGACTCAACTGTGTGGGTCAAGCAATTACAGATcactataattacatattttcatccgc ATATAATCTTCGATGGTATATTGCATCTGTACGCGTGCaaagattaatattgattctctTGCAAACAGGCACTAAGCCTTACAGCGTGAAATTCAGTGGtttttatacaatatcttTAGAAAGCTTTGCTTCG CTGTCAACTGCATCAATATCGTATTTCACTGTTTTATATTCTATACAGAAGTGA
- the LOC105280162 gene encoding uncharacterized protein LOC105280162 isoform X3, whose translation MDTEFLYIHQISLVAIGLWPYHRTILVQLQSSVFSLTMISSIIFQLTTFLTTEWTIDFIVEILSISLCLLLCVILYTSFWINMHVVKRLLKNLQHICSDLKDETEIAILKRYEHIAKCVAIGFTLLTICGLFILTLLPLLPRIFDIFFLVNKSEPYRNIYIRTEYFVDEEKYFYFILLHLYAAQYIAGATLLGGAIVMTGYGIYSCGLFNIASYRIEQAMRINNDELTNRKNKRKIDKKISHAMDIHRTALELTEFYLYNFEGTYCLIIVIIVICLSLHLFGIFHAISFVFRLENFLLHCCFAFGILTSSLGVNYIGQAITDHYNYMFSSAYNVRWYVAPIHVQRLMLFLLQAGTKSYNVKFGGLYTISLESFASLSTASISYFTVIYSIQK comes from the exons ATGGATACTGAATTTCTTTACATTCATCAAATTTCTCTGGTCGCAATTGGGTTATGGCCTTACCATCGAACAATACTTGTTCAACTTCAGTCTTCTGTGTTTTCTCTTACTATGATTAGctctattatatttcag cTTACAACATTTTTAACTACAGAATGGACTATTGACTTTATCGTTGAAATTCTTTCTATATCACTTTGTCTTCTTTTGTGCGTAATTCTTTATACTTCTTTTTGGATTAACATGCATGTT GTGAAACGTCTATTGAAAAATCTTCAGCACATCTGTAGCGACTTAAAAGACGAAACCGAAATTGCTATACTAAAAAGATATGAACACATTGCCAAATGTGTTGCAATTGGATTCACGT TGTTGACGATTTGCGGTTTATTCATCTTAACTCTTTTACCACTTCTGCCGCGGATTTTCGACATCTTTTTCCTCGTAAATAAATCCGAGCCATAtcgcaatatatatatcaggactgaatattttgtcgatgaagaaaaatatttttattttattttgctgcaTCTGTACGCAGCCCAGTACATAGCAGGAGCTACTTTATTAGGAGGAGCAATAGTGATGACAGGTTACGGTATATATTCTTGTggattatttaacattgcCAG TTACCGTATCGAACAAGCAATGCGGATAAATAATGACGAACTAACTAATCGGAAGAACAAGAGGAAGATCGACAAGAAGATAAGTCATGCAATGGACATTCATCGCACAGCTCTTGA GTTAACTGAATTCTATCTATATAACTTCGAAGGAACATATTGTCTTATAATAGtgattattgtaatttgtttGAGCCTTCATCTGTTTGGA atcTTTCACGCCATCAGTTTTGTATTTAGACTGGAAAATTTTCTATTGCACTGTTGTTTTGCGTTTGGCATTTTAACATCTTCATTAGGAGTCAACTACATCGGTCAAGCAATTACAGACCACTATAACTACATGTTTTCATCCGC ATATAACGTTCGATGGTACGTTGCACCTATACACGTGCAAAGATTAATGTTGTTTCTTTTGCAAGCAGGCACTAAGTCTTATAACGTGAAATTCGGTGGTCTTTATACAATATCTTTAGAAAGCTTTGCCTCG CTATCAACTGCATCAATAtcgtattttactgttatatattctatacaaAAGTGA
- the LOC113561423 gene encoding uncharacterized protein LOC113561423 translates to MRVEIRTRVTCMNTHFLYLHRISLVAVGLWPYHRTMLVQLQSCMVSLTMISSIIFQLTTFLTTEWTIDLIIEILSISLFLLLCIIQYNCFWHNTHGVKHILENLQYVCSELKDENEIAIIKKYGHIAKCFAIVFTLLTICGLFILTLLPFLPRIFSIFSLVNESKSYCNIYIRTEYFVDQEKYFYFILLHLYVAQYITGGILLGAAILLAGYITYFCGLFNIASYRIEQAMQIINCDEICNWKNKMEIDKKLSHAVDIHRTALEYVLFHACRHIRTFTEFYLYNFERTYFLIIAIIVICLSLHLFGIFQAFSLYRMEVLVLHCGFTACTLASSLAVNYMGQAITDHYNYIFSTAYNVRWYIAPVRVQRLILFLLQTGAKAYDIKLGGFCTLSLENFASLSTASISYFTVIYSIHK, encoded by the exons ATGCGTGTGGAAATTCGAACAAGAGTGACCTGTATGAATACTCACTTTCTTTACCTTCATCGAATTTCTCTGGTCGCAGTTGGGTTATGGCCTTACCATCGAACAATGCTTGTTCAACTTCAGTCCTGTATGGTTTCTCTTACTATGATTAGctctattatatttcag cTTACAACATTTCTAACTACAGAATGGACTATTGACCTTATCATTGAAATTCTTTCTATatcactttttcttcttttgtgcataattcaatataattgtttttggCATAACACGCATGGT GTGAAACATATATTGGAAAACCTTCAGTATGTCTGTAGCGAGTTAAAAGACgaaaacgaaattgctataataaaaaaatatggacacattgcaaaatgttttgcaattgtattcacat TGTTGACGATTTGCGGTTTATTCATCTTAactcttttgccatttttgcCGCGGATTTTCAGCATCTTTTCGCTTGTAAATGAATCCAAGtcatattgcaatatatatatcagaactgaatattttgttgatcaagaaaaatatttttattttattttgctgcaTCTGTACGTAGCGCAGTACATAACAGGAGGTATATTATTAGGAGCAGCAATATTGTTGGCAggatatattacatatttttgtggattatttaatattgccag TTATCGTATCGAACAGGCAATGCAGATAATAAATTGTGACGAAATATGTAATTGGAAGAACAAGATGGAGATCGACAAGAAATTAAGTCATGCAGTGGACATTCATCGCACAGCTCTTGAGTATGTTCTATTCCATGCATGCAGGCACATACGCAC gtTTACTGAATTCTATCTATATAACTTCGAGAGaacatattttcttataatagcgattattgtaatttgtttGAGCCTTCATCTGTTTGGA atttttcAAGCCTTTTCTTTATATAGGATGGAAGTTTTAGTATTACACTGTGGTTTTACAGCTTGCACTTTAGCAAGTTCATTAGCAGTCAACTACATGGGTCAAGCAATTACAGAtcactataattatatattttcaaccgc ATATAACGTTCGATGGTACATTGCACCTGTACGCGTgcaaagattaatattgtttcttttgcAAACCGGCGCTAAGGCATATGACATCAAACTCGGTGGTTTTTGTACACTATCTTTAGAAAACTTTGCCTCG CTATCAACTGCatcaatatcatattttactgttatttattctatacacaagtga
- the LOC105280162 gene encoding uncharacterized protein LOC105280162 isoform X6 has protein sequence MDTEFLYIHQISLVAIGLWPYHRTILVQLQSSVFSLTMISSIIFQLTTFLTTEWTIDFIVEILSISLCLLLCVILYTSFWINMHVVKRLLKNLQHICSDLKDETEIAILKRYEHIAKCVAIGFTSQYIAGATLLGGAIVMTGYGIYSCGLFNIASYRIEQAMRINNDELTNRKNKRKIDKKISHAMDIHRTALELTEFYLYNFEGTYCLIIVIIVICLSLHLFGIFHAISFVFRLENFLLHCCFAFGILTSSLGVNYIGQAITDHYNYMFSSAYNVRWYVAPIHVQRLMLFLLQAGTKSYNVKFGGLYTISLESFASVKLLYILNTYYIVYICIY, from the exons ATGGATACTGAATTTCTTTACATTCATCAAATTTCTCTGGTCGCAATTGGGTTATGGCCTTACCATCGAACAATACTTGTTCAACTTCAGTCTTCTGTGTTTTCTCTTACTATGATTAGctctattatatttcag cTTACAACATTTTTAACTACAGAATGGACTATTGACTTTATCGTTGAAATTCTTTCTATATCACTTTGTCTTCTTTTGTGCGTAATTCTTTATACTTCTTTTTGGATTAACATGCATGTT GTGAAACGTCTATTGAAAAATCTTCAGCACATCTGTAGCGACTTAAAAGACGAAACCGAAATTGCTATACTAAAAAGATATGAACACATTGCCAAATGTGTTGCAATTGGATTCACGT CCCAGTACATAGCAGGAGCTACTTTATTAGGAGGAGCAATAGTGATGACAGGTTACGGTATATATTCTTGTggattatttaacattgcCAG TTACCGTATCGAACAAGCAATGCGGATAAATAATGACGAACTAACTAATCGGAAGAACAAGAGGAAGATCGACAAGAAGATAAGTCATGCAATGGACATTCATCGCACAGCTCTTGA GTTAACTGAATTCTATCTATATAACTTCGAAGGAACATATTGTCTTATAATAGtgattattgtaatttgtttGAGCCTTCATCTGTTTGGA atcTTTCACGCCATCAGTTTTGTATTTAGACTGGAAAATTTTCTATTGCACTGTTGTTTTGCGTTTGGCATTTTAACATCTTCATTAGGAGTCAACTACATCGGTCAAGCAATTACAGACCACTATAACTACATGTTTTCATCCGC ATATAACGTTCGATGGTACGTTGCACCTATACACGTGCAAAGATTAATGTTGTTTCTTTTGCAAGCAGGCACTAAGTCTTATAACGTGAAATTCGGTGGTCTTTATACAATATCTTTAGAAAGCTTTGCCTCGGTAAAACTATTATACATTCTCAATAcgtattatatagtatatatatgtatatactga